From a region of the Citricoccus muralis genome:
- a CDS encoding M15 family metallopeptidase: protein MALLLTGCSTTDEPPIGSATDRATVAATDSATAPPTVSASPETPTASAVPDEPELDHDSPDSLHVLVNKLHPLDPADYAPQDLHGPDLPASKAGMELREEAAGAAEDLFAAAAADGVDLTLVSAYRSYGYQQSTYGGWVERYGQAEADRISARPGYSEHQTGLAMDVGAADGACTLEQCFGDTPEGAWVAEHAAEHGWIIRYPDGAEDVTGYSPEPWHLRYVGTEAAAGVVQPGGVLETAWGFAPAPDYGPDSAP from the coding sequence TTGGCTCTGCTGCTGACCGGATGTTCAACGACGGACGAACCGCCGATCGGCTCCGCCACGGACCGCGCCACAGTCGCCGCTACGGACAGCGCCACAGCTCCCCCAACGGTGTCCGCCTCGCCGGAGACGCCCACGGCCAGCGCGGTGCCCGACGAGCCGGAGCTGGACCACGACTCCCCCGACTCGCTGCACGTCCTGGTCAACAAGCTCCACCCCCTGGACCCGGCCGACTACGCGCCCCAGGACTTGCACGGTCCGGACCTGCCGGCGTCGAAGGCGGGCATGGAACTCCGGGAGGAGGCGGCGGGGGCGGCCGAGGACCTGTTCGCCGCCGCAGCTGCCGACGGCGTGGACCTGACCCTGGTCAGCGCCTACCGCTCCTACGGCTACCAGCAGAGCACCTACGGAGGCTGGGTGGAACGGTACGGCCAGGCCGAGGCAGACCGGATCTCCGCACGCCCCGGCTACTCGGAACACCAGACCGGCCTGGCGATGGACGTCGGAGCTGCGGATGGCGCCTGCACGCTCGAGCAGTGCTTCGGAGACACTCCGGAAGGCGCCTGGGTGGCCGAGCACGCGGCCGAGCACGGGTGGATCATCCGCTACCCGGACGGCGCCGAAGACGTGACCGGCTACTCCCCCGAGCCATGGCACCTGCGGTACGTGGGCACCGAGGCCGCGGCCGGCGTCGTGCAACCCGGCGGGGTACTGGAGACCGCCTGGGGTTTCGCCCCGGCGCCGGACTACGGACCCGATTCCGCCCCTTGA
- a CDS encoding AMIN-like domain-containing (lipo)protein yields the protein MKKPLATLGTFVLAVGLATGMSAAAPPPAAAAPYCGITWGSTAKSVSTMSSAQVTRVRTGRHECYDRLVVDLNYKVKGYATRYGSIQEVGTGTHIPMIGRDLSITVYANAYTSAGRPTYNPSNWDSVANVAGYSTFRQVAYGGSFEGHTVFGIGNRAQLPYRVMILDGPGTGSRLVVDVAHRW from the coding sequence ATGAAGAAACCACTTGCAACCCTCGGGACCTTCGTCCTCGCCGTGGGACTCGCCACGGGCATGAGTGCGGCCGCCCCACCCCCGGCAGCGGCGGCCCCGTACTGCGGCATCACGTGGGGCTCCACCGCCAAGTCCGTCTCCACCATGTCCAGCGCCCAAGTCACCCGGGTCCGTACCGGTCGGCACGAGTGCTATGACCGGTTGGTCGTGGACCTGAACTACAAGGTCAAGGGCTATGCGACGCGCTACGGATCCATCCAGGAGGTCGGCACCGGCACCCATATCCCGATGATCGGACGGGACCTGAGCATCACCGTCTACGCCAACGCCTACACCTCCGCCGGCCGGCCCACCTACAACCCGTCCAACTGGGACAGCGTGGCCAACGTGGCCGGGTACTCCACCTTCCGGCAGGTGGCCTACGGCGGCAGTTTTGAGGGCCACACCGTCTTCGGCATCGGCAACCGCGCCCAGTTGCCGTACCGGGTGATGATTCTTGACGGCCCGGGCACCGGATCACGCCTCGTCGTCGACGTGGCGCACCGGTGGTGA
- the mscL gene encoding large conductance mechanosensitive channel protein MscL, producing the protein MLQGFKDFIMKGNVVDLAVAVVIGSAFGAVITAMVDSVLMPFISGLVGSPNFDSFAVVTLNGNDIRFGVLLTAVVNFLLIAAAIYFVVVMPMNKMIERRNRKLGIDPDAVEISDDVVLLTEIRDLLASNRSGGAVPPRTEV; encoded by the coding sequence ATGCTCCAGGGATTCAAAGATTTCATCATGAAGGGCAACGTCGTCGATCTCGCCGTTGCCGTCGTCATCGGCTCCGCTTTCGGCGCCGTCATCACCGCCATGGTCGATTCGGTGTTGATGCCATTCATCTCCGGCTTGGTGGGATCACCGAACTTCGACTCATTCGCCGTGGTCACCCTCAACGGCAATGACATCCGGTTCGGGGTGCTGCTGACCGCCGTCGTCAACTTCCTGCTCATCGCCGCCGCCATCTACTTCGTCGTCGTGATGCCCATGAACAAGATGATCGAGCGTCGCAACCGCAAGCTCGGCATCGACCCGGACGCCGTGGAGATCTCCGACGACGTCGTCCTCCTCACCGAGATCCGCGACCTGTTGGCCTCGAACCGTAGCGGTGGCGCCGTGCCGCCGCGCACGGAGGTCTGA
- a CDS encoding transporter substrate-binding domain-containing protein, translating into MPLEADRIDIAYDSVSYMLYAANHQADQFRMVGEPELLAPIAFGVKKGEQEKVDLLRDSVQALMDDGVYEDVMAEWN; encoded by the coding sequence GTGCCGCTCGAGGCGGACCGCATCGATATCGCCTATGACAGCGTCTCCTACATGCTGTACGCCGCCAATCACCAGGCCGACCAGTTCCGGATGGTGGGCGAGCCGGAGCTGCTGGCTCCCATTGCCTTCGGCGTGAAGAAGGGCGAGCAGGAGAAGGTCGACCTGCTGCGCGACTCCGTGCAGGCGCTCATGGACGACGGGGTGTACGAGGACGTCATGGCGGAATGGAACTAG
- the glmM gene encoding phosphoglucosamine mutase has protein sequence MSRLFGTDGVRGLANGILTVELSIQLAQSAAVVLGHQETHGRRPVAVVARDPRISGEFIISAVSAGLASAGVDVYDAGVLPTPAAAFLVDDLDADFGVMISASHNPAPDNGIKFLARGGEKLTDEQEDAIQRQMDEAPHRPTGADVGRIQRFADAEDRYILHLLKTLPHRLDGLKVVLDCAHGAAAGCSPEVFKAAGADVVVIGADPDGININDGYGSTHLEKLQAKVVETGADFGIAHDGDADRCLAVDATGTVVDGDQIMGILAVALKEGGRLKEDTLVVTVMSNLGLKLAMQREGVRLVETKVGDRYVLAGMKHGNYSLGGEQSGHVIFSDYATTGDGVLTGLQLGARMAASGQTLAELAGVMERLPQVLINVKDVDRERAAVDAEVQAAVADAEARLGETGRVLLRPSGTEPVVRVMVEASDEEQARREAEDLAAVVERELALSADPV, from the coding sequence ATGAGCAGATTATTCGGAACTGACGGCGTCCGTGGCCTGGCCAATGGGATCCTGACCGTCGAACTGTCGATCCAGCTGGCCCAGTCCGCAGCCGTGGTGCTGGGACACCAGGAGACCCACGGGCGCCGCCCGGTCGCCGTGGTGGCCCGTGACCCCCGCATCAGCGGTGAGTTCATCATCTCCGCGGTCTCGGCGGGATTGGCCAGCGCGGGCGTGGACGTCTACGACGCCGGCGTGCTCCCCACCCCGGCCGCAGCCTTCCTGGTGGACGACCTGGACGCCGACTTCGGCGTGATGATCTCCGCCTCCCACAACCCGGCCCCGGACAACGGCATCAAGTTCCTGGCGCGCGGTGGCGAAAAGCTCACCGATGAGCAGGAGGACGCCATCCAGCGGCAGATGGACGAGGCACCGCACCGGCCGACCGGTGCCGACGTCGGGCGCATCCAGCGCTTCGCGGATGCCGAGGACCGCTATATCCTGCACCTGCTCAAGACCCTGCCGCACCGCCTCGACGGACTGAAGGTCGTGCTCGACTGCGCCCACGGTGCCGCCGCCGGGTGCTCGCCGGAGGTCTTCAAGGCCGCCGGCGCCGACGTCGTGGTGATCGGTGCGGACCCGGACGGCATCAATATCAATGACGGCTACGGCTCCACCCACCTGGAGAAGCTCCAGGCCAAGGTGGTGGAGACGGGTGCGGACTTCGGGATCGCCCATGACGGCGACGCCGACCGGTGCCTGGCCGTGGACGCCACCGGCACGGTGGTGGACGGGGATCAGATCATGGGCATCCTCGCGGTGGCCCTCAAGGAGGGCGGCCGCCTCAAGGAGGACACCCTCGTGGTGACCGTGATGAGCAACCTCGGGCTGAAGCTGGCCATGCAGCGCGAGGGCGTCCGCCTGGTGGAGACCAAGGTGGGGGACCGGTACGTGCTGGCCGGCATGAAGCACGGCAACTACTCCCTGGGCGGCGAGCAGTCCGGCCACGTGATCTTCTCCGACTACGCCACCACCGGCGACGGCGTGCTGACCGGCCTGCAGTTGGGCGCCCGCATGGCCGCCAGCGGCCAGACCCTGGCCGAGCTGGCCGGCGTGATGGAACGCCTCCCGCAGGTGCTCATCAATGTCAAGGACGTGGACCGGGAGCGTGCAGCCGTGGATGCCGAGGTCCAGGCCGCCGTGGCTGACGCGGAGGCCCGCCTGGGCGAGACCGGCCGGGTGCTGCTGCGCCCCTCCGGGACCGAGCCCGTGGTCCGCGTGATGGTGGAGGCCTCCGACGAGGAGCAGGCCCGCCGCGAGGCCGAGGACTTGGCCGCGGTGGTCGAGCGCGAGCTCGCGCTCTCCGCTGACCCGGTCTGA
- a CDS encoding sulfite exporter TauE/SafE family protein, producing MTVGIVLAAVAAILVGSMLQRLSGTGVGLVVAPVLALLMGPALGVFVTNSTTVVSGFLIMLAVIRDVDWQRYLLFLPMALLGAVPAAFMVRELDPAWLNIVIGTVVLIALALTFGTPSVPRIRSPFLTAAAGAVGGFLNTSAGVAAPAMVMYSRFARWDQRSFAATMQPTFMTMGIFSVATKLMVGATTFDQLPPWWLFPVIVVTVVVGIRLGAWLAGKVSLGTARTVAITLAGLGGAVALVRGLLALV from the coding sequence ATGACCGTCGGCATCGTGCTCGCCGCCGTGGCCGCCATCCTGGTCGGTTCGATGCTGCAGCGACTCTCCGGAACCGGGGTGGGACTGGTGGTGGCCCCGGTGCTGGCCCTGCTGATGGGCCCGGCGCTCGGTGTCTTCGTGACGAACTCGACCACGGTGGTCTCCGGCTTCCTCATCATGCTCGCCGTGATCCGGGACGTGGACTGGCAGCGCTATCTGCTCTTCTTGCCCATGGCACTGCTGGGGGCCGTCCCGGCGGCCTTCATGGTGCGGGAACTCGATCCCGCGTGGCTGAACATCGTCATCGGTACGGTGGTGCTGATAGCCCTGGCCCTGACCTTCGGGACGCCGTCCGTGCCCCGGATCCGCTCGCCGTTCCTGACCGCCGCTGCCGGAGCGGTGGGGGGATTCCTCAACACCAGCGCCGGCGTGGCGGCACCGGCCATGGTGATGTACTCCCGCTTCGCCCGGTGGGACCAGCGTTCCTTTGCCGCCACCATGCAGCCGACGTTCATGACCATGGGGATCTTCTCCGTGGCCACGAAGCTGATGGTGGGCGCCACCACGTTCGATCAGCTTCCGCCGTGGTGGCTGTTCCCGGTCATCGTGGTCACCGTGGTGGTCGGCATCCGGCTGGGTGCCTGGCTCGCCGGCAAGGTCTCGCTGGGTACTGCCCGGACGGTGGCCATCACCCTGGCCGGACTGGGCGGGGCCGTGGCGCTCGTCAGGGGCTTGCTGGCGTTGGTCTGA
- a CDS encoding FAD-dependent oxidoreductase: MHADILIVGAGPVGLFLAGLLASRGQEVIVLERREHPREHSRAIGLHPPALDALAVLSLDRAAVDEGLAVRRGIGDGDGRRLGEMTFEGVHSRHPFVLTLPQSRTERLLAEHLERLAPGALHRGVEVVGLDQPGNDDGGPVRVSVRPVGETGSGSEEWTADVVVAADGAHSTVRRLAAIGTDRKDWGDSYLMGDFADREGPGGRGTEPTAVIQLHRDGVVESFPLPGGQRRWVVHTSRHQRPERAEDLVALLRERQGERRGKRREENMSDLPELPDPATATMVRSFSVYRQLARRMVAGRTVLIGDAAHAISPIGGQGMTLGWLDALALAPLLAAGPASGPLEGRPGFAAWERSRQGAALRAARQAEANMLLGRPLAAIICRGRDGLARGVMATPLRHRLARLYTMGWAGQP; the protein is encoded by the coding sequence ATGCACGCTGACATCCTCATCGTCGGCGCCGGCCCCGTCGGGCTGTTCCTCGCCGGCCTGCTGGCCTCCCGGGGCCAGGAGGTGATCGTCCTGGAACGCCGCGAGCACCCCCGCGAGCACTCGCGCGCCATCGGCCTGCACCCACCGGCGCTGGACGCGCTCGCCGTCCTGAGCCTGGATCGGGCCGCCGTGGACGAGGGTCTGGCGGTGCGCCGCGGGATCGGTGACGGGGACGGCCGCCGCCTCGGCGAGATGACATTCGAAGGGGTGCACTCCCGGCACCCCTTCGTCCTGACCCTGCCGCAGTCCCGGACCGAACGGCTGCTCGCCGAGCACCTGGAACGGCTGGCCCCCGGCGCGCTGCACCGCGGGGTGGAGGTGGTGGGCCTGGACCAGCCCGGGAACGACGACGGCGGCCCCGTTCGCGTGTCCGTGCGGCCGGTGGGGGAGACTGGCTCTGGCTCTGAGGAGTGGACGGCCGACGTGGTCGTGGCCGCGGACGGCGCCCACAGCACGGTGCGCCGCCTGGCGGCCATCGGCACGGACCGCAAGGACTGGGGAGACAGTTACCTGATGGGCGACTTCGCCGACCGTGAAGGTCCGGGTGGACGAGGTACAGAGCCGACCGCCGTCATCCAACTGCACCGGGACGGCGTGGTCGAGTCCTTCCCGCTGCCCGGCGGTCAGCGCCGCTGGGTGGTGCACACCAGCCGGCACCAGCGGCCGGAGCGCGCCGAGGACCTGGTCGCGTTGCTCCGCGAGCGCCAGGGAGAGCGCCGTGGCAAACGCCGGGAGGAGAACATGTCGGATCTACCGGAACTGCCCGATCCCGCGACCGCCACCATGGTCCGCTCGTTCTCCGTGTACCGGCAACTGGCCCGGCGCATGGTGGCCGGACGGACGGTGCTGATCGGGGACGCGGCGCATGCCATCAGCCCGATCGGCGGCCAGGGAATGACGCTGGGCTGGCTGGACGCACTGGCCCTGGCACCGCTGCTGGCGGCCGGGCCGGCGTCGGGACCGTTGGAGGGCCGGCCGGGGTTCGCCGCCTGGGAGCGGAGCCGGCAAGGCGCCGCGCTCCGGGCCGCCCGCCAGGCGGAGGCCAATATGCTGCTGGGGCGCCCTCTCGCCGCGATCATCTGCCGCGGCCGGGACGGCCTCGCCCGGGGCGTCATGGCGACACCTCTGAGGCACCGGCTGGCGCGGCTGTACACCATGGGCTGGGCGGGACAGCCATGA
- a CDS encoding class I SAM-dependent methyltransferase produces MRLPAWGLPALDLRERRPAAVEQMDDPDCDLDALHRTYRGFGVVNPVVAGWQLTYRRWIRPLLDPARTVTVLDIGSGGGDRPRALARQARRDGFRVNITAIDPDARAHAWATARPAVPGLAFRRAASGDLVAAGERYDVVVSNHLLHHLDPAELDGLLADSERLAVRRAVHSDIRRSPTAYALFSAGAGLATPLFPGSFIRPDGLASIRRSYTPAELAAVLPPGWRVQTQLPWRNLAVWDAR; encoded by the coding sequence ATGAGGCTGCCGGCTTGGGGCCTGCCCGCGCTGGACCTGCGCGAGCGCCGGCCGGCCGCCGTGGAGCAGATGGACGATCCCGACTGTGACCTGGACGCGCTGCACCGGACCTACCGTGGCTTCGGCGTGGTCAACCCGGTGGTCGCCGGCTGGCAGCTGACCTACCGGCGCTGGATCCGCCCGCTGCTGGACCCCGCCCGCACCGTGACGGTCCTGGACATCGGCTCCGGCGGCGGGGACCGGCCCCGCGCGCTGGCGCGGCAGGCCCGGCGGGACGGCTTCCGCGTGAACATCACGGCCATTGATCCCGACGCGCGGGCCCACGCCTGGGCGACAGCCCGCCCCGCCGTGCCGGGGCTGGCCTTCCGCCGGGCCGCCAGCGGGGACCTGGTGGCCGCCGGTGAACGGTATGACGTGGTGGTGTCCAACCACCTGCTCCACCACCTGGACCCGGCGGAGCTGGACGGGTTACTGGCCGATTCGGAGCGGCTGGCCGTGCGCCGGGCTGTCCACAGTGACATCCGGCGCAGCCCTACCGCCTACGCCCTCTTCTCGGCGGGGGCCGGCCTGGCGACCCCGTTGTTCCCCGGCTCGTTCATCCGCCCGGACGGGCTCGCCTCGATCCGCCGCAGCTACACCCCGGCGGAGCTCGCCGCCGTGCTGCCTCCCGGCTGGCGGGTGCAGACGCAGCTGCCCTGGCGGAACCTTGCGGTGTGGGATGCACGCTGA
- a CDS encoding type III polyketide synthase has protein sequence MTALLRSLHTAVPHTVLYQEEVRDVLAAQPGLSRLGTRLITAAFNASGIERRHTVVEEWQDGGRGTGSGAGTFFDPETGHILNPSTGVRNTVFTDHANDLYERAARGALGGCPDLGPEDVTHVITVSCTGFFSPGPDYQLVRRLGLAATTKRIHLGFMGCYAAIPALREAAALCEADPAAVVLVVSAELCTVHVRVANDQDTIVGASLFSDGAGAAIVTGENTEVSTGENTGKRGSAEGATAGGTGTGRTPALRLDGFATVLTPVGEEAMAWNIGDHGFEMILGTYVPHIIDEHITGALEPLLAAEPELAARPYTELEHWAIHPGGRSILDKVQARLELTDAQLEPARDTLRDYGNMSSATVLFVLQRILERAGEVGQDGQDGQGGAGTRAGTRAGSDGERVCAMAFGPGLTVESALMTLVG, from the coding sequence ATGACCGCCCTGCTCAGATCGCTGCACACCGCCGTCCCACACACCGTGCTGTACCAGGAGGAGGTGCGTGACGTGCTGGCGGCGCAGCCCGGACTGAGCCGGCTCGGTACCCGGCTGATCACCGCGGCGTTCAACGCCTCGGGCATCGAGCGCCGGCACACGGTCGTGGAGGAATGGCAGGACGGCGGCCGCGGCACCGGCAGCGGTGCCGGCACCTTCTTCGACCCGGAGACCGGCCACATCCTCAATCCCAGCACGGGGGTCCGCAACACGGTCTTCACTGACCACGCCAACGACCTCTACGAGCGGGCCGCCCGCGGAGCGCTTGGCGGCTGCCCCGACCTCGGCCCCGAGGACGTCACCCACGTCATCACCGTCTCCTGCACGGGCTTCTTCTCGCCGGGCCCGGACTACCAGCTGGTCCGCCGCCTCGGCCTGGCCGCCACCACCAAGCGCATCCACTTGGGGTTCATGGGCTGCTATGCCGCCATCCCGGCCCTGCGCGAGGCCGCGGCGCTGTGCGAGGCGGACCCGGCCGCCGTCGTGCTGGTGGTCAGTGCCGAGCTGTGCACCGTGCACGTGCGCGTGGCCAACGACCAGGACACCATCGTGGGGGCCTCGCTCTTCTCGGATGGGGCGGGCGCCGCGATTGTGACGGGAGAGAACACAGAGGTGAGCACAGGGGAGAACACGGGGAAGAGAGGGTCTGCGGAGGGTGCGACGGCGGGCGGCACCGGCACGGGCCGGACGCCGGCCCTGCGGCTGGACGGCTTCGCCACGGTGCTGACCCCGGTGGGGGAGGAGGCCATGGCGTGGAACATCGGCGATCACGGCTTCGAGATGATCCTCGGCACTTATGTCCCCCACATCATCGACGAGCACATCACCGGCGCCCTTGAGCCTCTGCTGGCCGCCGAACCCGAGTTGGCCGCCCGTCCTTACACGGAGTTGGAGCACTGGGCCATCCACCCCGGCGGGCGCAGCATCCTGGACAAGGTGCAGGCCCGGCTGGAGCTGACCGACGCCCAGCTCGAGCCGGCCCGGGACACCCTGCGGGACTACGGCAACATGTCCAGCGCCACCGTCCTGTTCGTGCTACAGCGCATCCTGGAACGCGCGGGCGAGGTTGGTCAGGACGGTCAGGACGGTCAGGGTGGGGCTGGTACCCGAGCCGGCACGAGGGCAGGATCGGACGGTGAGCGCGTCTGCGCCATGGCGTTCGGGCCGGGCCTGACGGTGGAGTCGGCCCTGATGACGTTGGTGGGATGA
- a CDS encoding helix-turn-helix transcriptional regulator — protein sequence MALLSLPDPESLPHPALPRFLASPDAGERLLVVRTPAGTEAQRFAHGWAGGAGRVLPWPVQNGQAVSGEEIVSRVGALLEGPDAGRVAVVADQGAPVGRLAAAFPARIAGPRDLFLTEDEILTLAVRLAASPAPGPASDRDPGTLTAEGHLGGQPGGRPGGYPGRPPLPLTPHRIHLKTGGWFLPAAILIADPLGVQTARQSLYSALMRWLHPQDVDGSISQAGFLPQFTEEVIDAFRPEGFGAMPSARGLESLGLLVRDGTGGWFMPWLVRDCLRDAIQESHPHRVDELNRAVDRALAATGHIGAVVQRTVDARDWNRLEDLLLEHWADLFVWNEPALASAVSSLPRARVGGVDVTGFMPGLLSVTDPDTVPFTLPAHRPDYDRDEGLQGLRAGTTRLYRTPDRQALALGTIEVAYLRRVGLFTESADAAVRLNVALSAALSSAPVRPVMAGFVGLQAGISLHLADRLAEAKTTYEKAFHWAMRGSAEPLIAEVAGKLALLSIQQGNTDRARFWVAKVDEPLAKVRVARNVAAFAADVARAHLALTELDIVAAHAVLDRLPPDLDTDEFWASHAALLVRTASYEGRGADGARWVLGWRQERPAAAQSPLAKRILSEAFHAARISTGDLTVVPGWDRSQELADLEALRCLLKGDPDAALRALRVPERTGQRHRNLSALIGVLARTRCAPATVPETVVRHLVTIHHYGGELADLSGFHTLGWTPVFRSAGLVDDAGQARLQQLTRPALVERAAPSLTSREREVLQSLRAGMTRREIAESTYRSENTIKGQIRSLYAKLGASSAAEALEQARNFGL from the coding sequence ATGGCCCTGTTGTCACTGCCTGATCCCGAGTCCCTGCCCCATCCCGCCCTGCCGCGCTTCCTGGCCTCTCCCGACGCCGGCGAGCGGCTCCTCGTGGTGCGCACCCCGGCCGGGACGGAGGCCCAGCGGTTCGCCCACGGCTGGGCGGGCGGAGCGGGCCGGGTCCTGCCGTGGCCCGTCCAGAACGGCCAGGCGGTGAGTGGGGAAGAGATTGTCAGCCGGGTGGGCGCCCTTCTGGAGGGTCCCGACGCCGGCCGGGTCGCCGTCGTCGCCGATCAGGGGGCACCCGTGGGGCGCCTCGCCGCCGCCTTTCCCGCGCGCATCGCCGGGCCGCGGGACCTGTTCCTGACGGAGGACGAGATCCTCACTCTCGCCGTGCGCCTCGCCGCAAGCCCCGCACCGGGCCCTGCATCGGACCGGGACCCGGGCACCCTGACCGCCGAAGGGCACCTCGGTGGGCAGCCAGGTGGGCGGCCCGGCGGATACCCCGGACGGCCACCGCTGCCGCTGACCCCGCACCGGATCCACCTGAAGACCGGGGGCTGGTTCCTGCCGGCCGCCATCCTCATCGCGGACCCGCTGGGAGTGCAGACAGCCCGGCAGTCACTGTATTCCGCCCTGATGCGGTGGCTGCACCCGCAGGATGTGGACGGCAGCATCTCCCAGGCCGGGTTCCTGCCGCAATTCACCGAGGAGGTCATCGACGCCTTCCGCCCGGAGGGTTTCGGGGCGATGCCGAGCGCGAGGGGCCTGGAGTCCCTGGGTCTCTTGGTCCGGGACGGCACCGGTGGCTGGTTCATGCCGTGGCTGGTCCGGGACTGTCTGCGGGACGCGATCCAGGAGAGCCACCCCCATCGTGTTGACGAGCTGAACCGGGCCGTGGACCGGGCGCTCGCGGCAACGGGCCACATCGGGGCCGTCGTCCAGCGAACCGTGGATGCGCGGGACTGGAACCGCCTGGAGGACCTGCTGCTGGAGCATTGGGCCGACCTTTTCGTGTGGAACGAGCCGGCCCTGGCCTCAGCGGTCAGCAGCCTTCCGCGTGCACGGGTGGGAGGAGTGGACGTCACCGGATTCATGCCCGGCCTCTTGAGCGTCACCGACCCGGACACCGTGCCGTTCACGTTGCCCGCCCACCGCCCGGACTACGACCGCGATGAGGGATTGCAAGGCCTGCGCGCCGGGACCACACGCCTGTATCGCACACCGGACCGGCAGGCCCTGGCCCTCGGCACCATCGAGGTCGCCTACCTGCGCCGAGTGGGTCTGTTCACGGAGTCGGCCGATGCCGCCGTGCGACTCAACGTGGCCCTGTCCGCCGCCCTGTCCTCCGCGCCCGTGCGCCCGGTGATGGCCGGCTTCGTGGGACTGCAGGCCGGGATCTCCCTGCACCTGGCGGACCGGCTGGCCGAGGCGAAGACAACCTATGAGAAGGCCTTTCACTGGGCCATGCGGGGGTCTGCCGAGCCCCTCATCGCCGAGGTGGCCGGCAAGCTTGCCCTCCTGTCCATCCAGCAGGGGAACACGGACCGGGCACGCTTCTGGGTCGCCAAAGTCGATGAACCGCTGGCCAAGGTGCGGGTGGCGCGGAACGTCGCCGCATTCGCGGCTGACGTGGCCCGCGCACATCTGGCGTTGACCGAACTGGACATCGTGGCGGCCCATGCCGTCCTGGACCGGTTGCCACCAGACCTGGACACGGATGAGTTCTGGGCCAGCCATGCGGCGCTGTTGGTGCGGACCGCGAGCTATGAAGGCCGTGGTGCGGACGGCGCTCGGTGGGTTCTCGGTTGGCGTCAGGAACGGCCTGCCGCAGCCCAATCACCCCTGGCCAAGCGGATCCTCAGCGAGGCGTTTCACGCGGCGCGGATCAGTACCGGGGACCTCACCGTGGTGCCCGGCTGGGACCGTAGCCAGGAGCTGGCGGACCTGGAGGCACTGCGGTGCCTGTTGAAGGGTGACCCGGATGCCGCCCTGCGGGCCCTGCGCGTGCCCGAGCGGACCGGTCAGCGGCACCGGAACCTGTCCGCGCTGATCGGGGTGCTGGCCCGGACCCGGTGCGCACCTGCCACGGTGCCGGAGACAGTGGTGCGCCACTTGGTGACCATCCACCACTATGGCGGTGAGCTGGCGGATCTCTCCGGCTTCCACACGTTGGGCTGGACGCCCGTCTTCCGGAGCGCGGGCCTGGTGGACGACGCCGGCCAAGCCCGGCTCCAGCAGTTGACCCGCCCCGCGCTGGTCGAACGAGCCGCCCCGTCTCTGACATCCCGCGAACGCGAGGTGCTCCAATCCTTGCGGGCCGGTATGACGCGCCGGGAGATCGCCGAGTCCACCTACCGTTCCGAGAACACCATCAAGGGCCAGATCCGCAGCCTCTACGCCAAGCTCGGCGCCTCCAGTGCGGCGGAGGCGCTCGAACAGGCTCGCAACTTCGGCCTCTGA